One segment of Metallosphaera cuprina Ar-4 DNA contains the following:
- a CDS encoding DEAD/DEAH box helicase family protein: protein MVSLKYFKGLLLSTHYAPSFKWSEDFKAYVAPAYNYASALEYFRKGEIEVDDNVMDPLPFPIVKDNIKLREYQERALRLWLSRKRGVLVLPTGAGKTVIGIKALSTLKVATLIVVPTIELLHQWADKIEELLDASPGIIGGGEDRLSGITVITYDSAYIKVEQLGNKFPFVIFDEVHHLPSIGYINIAELMASPFRMGLTATPEREDGRHVLLEDRVGPVLVRLHPSQLSGKYLAEFKTKRLYVELTPKEKEKYEELRGKFISYLRKKGFRMSSPRDFQRLIYLAGRDKDARDALLAWHESMKISINSESKLEKLKEILKEYLGHKIIVFTRDVDMAYKVSREFLIPAVTYLTPKDERKEILSKFRTGDYKVIVASNVFDEGVDVPDASVGIVLGGYGTSRQMMQRLGRILRKSEGKVATLVEIVSKGTSDHNLSRRRSSATK from the coding sequence TTGGTTTCTCTGAAATATTTCAAGGGACTTCTTTTATCTACTCATTACGCTCCATCATTCAAGTGGAGTGAGGACTTTAAGGCTTATGTGGCCCCCGCATACAACTATGCAAGTGCTCTAGAATACTTCAGAAAAGGGGAGATAGAGGTAGACGATAACGTAATGGATCCGTTACCCTTTCCTATAGTGAAGGATAACATAAAGTTAAGGGAGTATCAAGAACGTGCACTGAGATTATGGCTTTCCAGGAAGAGGGGGGTTCTAGTCTTACCTACAGGAGCTGGGAAGACTGTTATAGGTATAAAGGCATTGTCAACGTTAAAGGTAGCCACCCTAATAGTAGTTCCTACAATAGAACTGTTACATCAATGGGCTGATAAGATCGAAGAGTTACTTGACGCCTCCCCTGGTATAATAGGGGGAGGAGAGGACAGGCTCTCAGGAATAACCGTCATAACTTACGATTCAGCCTACATTAAGGTGGAACAATTAGGAAATAAGTTTCCTTTTGTAATATTTGATGAAGTTCATCATCTTCCATCGATTGGTTACATCAACATAGCCGAGCTTATGGCTTCCCCCTTTAGGATGGGATTAACAGCTACTCCAGAAAGAGAGGACGGGAGACATGTATTACTGGAGGACAGAGTTGGCCCTGTCCTAGTTAGACTTCATCCTTCACAACTGAGCGGAAAGTACTTAGCAGAGTTTAAGACAAAGAGGCTCTACGTCGAGTTAACTCCTAAAGAGAAGGAGAAGTACGAGGAGCTGAGGGGAAAGTTCATATCTTACCTTAGAAAAAAAGGGTTTAGAATGAGCAGTCCCAGAGATTTTCAAAGACTCATATATTTAGCTGGAAGGGACAAAGACGCCCGTGATGCGCTTCTAGCGTGGCATGAATCAATGAAAATATCAATTAATTCAGAGAGCAAATTGGAGAAGCTTAAAGAGATCCTTAAGGAGTACTTGGGTCACAAGATAATCGTTTTCACTAGAGATGTAGACATGGCGTATAAGGTATCGAGGGAGTTTCTCATACCTGCAGTGACTTACCTCACTCCTAAAGATGAGAGAAAGGAGATACTTTCTAAGTTCAGAACCGGAGACTACAAAGTTATAGTTGCATCGAACGTTTTTGACGAAGGAGTTGATGTGCCTGACGCCAGTGTGGGGATAGTACTGGGCGGATACGGTACTTCAAGACAGATGATGCAGAGACTGGGTAGGATATTGAGAAAGAGTGAGGGGAAGGTGGCTACACTTGTAGAGATAGTTAGCAAAGGAACTTCTGATCACAACCTGAGCAGGAGGAGATCCAGTGCTACCAAGTGA
- a CDS encoding M1 family metallopeptidase translates to MKINLYDIFVEFDFKELAYKGVETIDLETERDLELDSSGLTISKVESNGLDLDFEVHDDKVKIRTGKLKGKLTVHFSGKVRDSLVGIYRAPYDGTHMISTQFESSHAREFIPCVDHPAFKAKFKLKIGVNKGLQVISNMPVMNVKDSDGKVIYEFQETPPMSTYLLYVGIGKFEEFKIENKPEIIVATVPGKISKAKLPGELARDFIKTYEEYFGIKYQLPKVHLIAVPEFAFGAMENWGAITFRETALLADERSGFSNVRRVAEVVAHELAHQWFGDLVTMKWWNDLWLNESFATFMSYKIIDMLRPNWHMWGEFLLDETAGALLKDSIPTTHPIEATVNTPQEVEQIFDDISYGKGASILRMIESYIGKDEFKKGISSYLKRYSYSNAEGRDLWASLEETSGKPVSKIMPAWILNEGYPVVKVEVNDDTIKLTQERFGLLPVPDKTYPIPITIEVNGKRKDVMMEDKHLEIKVGEKVDSIKVNLDKAGFYRVLYNELAPVLATKLTAEEQWGLINDYFAFLLAGKISKEEYISLVKKLINAESHLPVLELADQLSFLYAINAEKYGNIAIEFHSTQVNKWKGREDEIGRRTFSILAINLSKMDPEFASSLSEQFRNYELLDGDLKSAVAVAYAVSKGSKALDELLHNYRSSKFDEEKVRILNAILSMKSPYTVVNVLSMVFTGEMKKQDIIRSIQYSLFYPSVREAVWEWIKLHAKKVAEIYGGTGIFGRVMADVIPLLGVGREEEIERFFKENQIKGAEKGIQQGLEILKAVSRIA, encoded by the coding sequence ATGAAAATAAATCTGTACGATATTTTTGTAGAGTTTGACTTTAAGGAGTTAGCCTATAAAGGAGTGGAAACTATTGATCTAGAGACGGAAAGAGATTTGGAGCTAGATTCATCCGGACTTACGATATCAAAGGTTGAAAGTAATGGTTTAGATCTTGACTTCGAGGTACACGATGACAAAGTTAAAATAAGGACAGGAAAGTTAAAAGGAAAGTTAACAGTTCATTTTTCTGGGAAAGTTAGAGATTCTTTAGTGGGGATTTACCGAGCTCCCTATGATGGAACTCACATGATTTCTACCCAATTTGAGTCAAGTCACGCTAGAGAGTTCATCCCCTGCGTCGATCATCCTGCATTCAAGGCAAAATTTAAGCTTAAGATAGGCGTGAATAAGGGTCTTCAAGTCATCTCTAACATGCCTGTAATGAACGTAAAGGATAGCGATGGGAAGGTAATATATGAATTCCAAGAAACGCCACCCATGTCAACGTATCTACTCTATGTAGGAATAGGAAAGTTTGAGGAATTTAAAATAGAAAATAAACCGGAGATAATAGTGGCGACCGTACCCGGTAAAATATCTAAGGCTAAACTTCCGGGGGAACTAGCTAGAGATTTCATTAAAACATATGAAGAGTACTTTGGAATCAAATATCAACTGCCCAAGGTACACTTAATTGCAGTCCCGGAGTTCGCCTTTGGAGCTATGGAGAACTGGGGTGCTATAACGTTTAGGGAAACGGCTTTGTTAGCTGACGAAAGGTCTGGATTTTCGAACGTCAGGAGGGTTGCTGAAGTTGTGGCTCACGAGCTTGCTCACCAATGGTTTGGAGATCTAGTTACAATGAAATGGTGGAATGATCTATGGCTTAACGAAAGTTTCGCCACATTCATGAGCTACAAAATCATTGATATGTTAAGACCGAATTGGCATATGTGGGGGGAGTTTCTATTAGATGAGACAGCTGGTGCGCTTCTCAAAGACTCTATACCAACCACTCATCCCATAGAGGCTACTGTAAACACTCCTCAGGAAGTGGAACAAATATTTGACGACATTAGTTACGGTAAGGGAGCTTCAATCCTCAGGATGATTGAGTCTTACATTGGTAAGGATGAGTTTAAGAAGGGAATTTCGAGTTACCTTAAAAGATATAGCTATAGTAACGCTGAAGGGAGGGATCTATGGGCCAGTCTTGAGGAGACCTCAGGAAAACCTGTTTCAAAGATCATGCCTGCATGGATCTTAAACGAAGGCTATCCCGTTGTGAAGGTTGAAGTTAATGATGATACCATAAAATTGACACAGGAGAGGTTTGGTCTACTTCCCGTTCCCGATAAGACGTACCCTATTCCTATTACTATAGAAGTTAATGGAAAGAGAAAGGACGTAATGATGGAAGACAAACACTTGGAGATAAAAGTTGGAGAAAAGGTAGACAGTATAAAGGTGAACTTAGATAAGGCGGGGTTTTACAGAGTATTATACAACGAACTGGCTCCAGTTTTAGCCACCAAATTGACAGCTGAGGAACAGTGGGGACTAATCAACGATTACTTCGCGTTTTTATTGGCTGGTAAGATTAGTAAAGAAGAATACATATCGCTTGTGAAAAAGTTGATCAATGCTGAAAGTCATTTACCCGTGTTAGAGTTAGCCGATCAATTATCTTTCCTTTATGCAATTAACGCAGAAAAATATGGAAACATTGCGATCGAATTTCACAGCACACAAGTAAACAAGTGGAAGGGAAGAGAAGACGAAATAGGTAGAAGGACGTTCTCTATCCTTGCTATCAACCTATCTAAAATGGATCCTGAATTCGCAAGCTCGCTTTCAGAGCAATTTAGAAATTATGAACTGCTGGATGGAGATCTAAAGAGCGCGGTAGCTGTGGCTTACGCTGTATCAAAGGGCTCAAAAGCTCTGGACGAATTACTACATAACTATAGGAGTTCAAAATTTGATGAGGAAAAGGTGAGAATACTTAACGCTATATTATCCATGAAGTCGCCATATACAGTAGTAAACGTATTGAGTATGGTCTTCACTGGAGAGATGAAGAAACAGGATATAATTAGGTCAATTCAATATTCATTATTTTACCCTTCTGTAAGGGAGGCGGTTTGGGAATGGATTAAACTGCACGCGAAGAAAGTTGCTGAGATTTACGGAGGGACAGGTATCTTTGGGAGAGTTATGGCGGATGTCATACCATTACTAGGAGTTGGAAGAGAGGAGGAAATTGAAAGGTTCTTCAAGGAAAACCAGATAAAGGGGGCCGAGAAGGGCATACAACAGGGATTGGAGATACTTAAGGCCGTTTCAAGGATCGCGTAG
- a CDS encoding HAD family hydrolase: MRVLLLDLDGTLANTASVHKEAWEISLKRLGIEAKVNLDLLMGRRTIDIAKTLAGERYQELFELKNAIYDELVSTKASPLPCAKELVTRAKSKGYSTAVVTSSLRRSALRSLEAVGISPDLLIAGDEVPIGKPDPYPVYLALDKLKGKPEQSAGVGDTIYDFQAFKRAGIRNIFIIKGLDSSVSSLIEESVTLVDTPCQVIQALNL; encoded by the coding sequence ATGAGAGTCCTGTTACTTGATCTTGACGGCACGTTAGCTAATACCGCATCCGTACACAAGGAGGCTTGGGAGATCTCGCTAAAGAGACTAGGTATAGAAGCGAAGGTTAATTTAGACCTTCTTATGGGGAGGAGAACTATTGACATCGCTAAAACCTTAGCGGGGGAGAGATATCAAGAGCTGTTTGAACTTAAAAACGCTATTTACGATGAGCTAGTATCTACTAAAGCGAGTCCTTTACCTTGTGCGAAGGAACTCGTAACTAGAGCCAAAAGTAAAGGTTATTCTACAGCCGTAGTTACTTCTTCATTAAGGAGATCTGCCTTGAGAAGTTTAGAGGCTGTAGGGATAAGCCCTGATTTACTAATAGCTGGAGATGAGGTCCCTATAGGAAAACCGGACCCATATCCTGTGTATTTAGCCTTGGATAAGCTCAAAGGAAAGCCTGAACAGAGCGCTGGAGTTGGAGATACGATATATGACTTCCAGGCCTTTAAGAGGGCCGGCATCAGAAACATTTTCATTATAAAAGGTCTGGATTCTAGCGTTTCAAGTCTAATTGAGGAGAGCGTTACCTTAGTTGATACTCCCTGTCAGGTTATCCAAGCGCTAAACCTTTAA
- a CDS encoding radical SAM/SPASM domain-containing protein produces MLWLIFTSGKCNLTCDYCGGSFDRTTVPWEVKYDIEKLKGLISRDRDPTVIFYGGEPLSNPLFIERFMDDIPANRYGIQTNGTMIKLLPERYWRRMDVALLSIDGRKEVTDKHRGRGIHDRVVKNASYLKSLGVETIARMTVTEDSDIFSEVTYLLNTGAFDKIHWQLNVIWSERWNVKQWAEKSYLPGIKSLVRLFEEGLTQGKIIKIIPILGVISAHYFGGYRGSPCGAGYNSVSVTTDGRVLSCPIAVREKWAELGRVDSGFRLIEDPLPQECRGCEFNRVCGGRCLYASQEKYWGDEGFKVVDEINKEYLRNVLSIIPTVDHLIESGKISKSDIYYDPTKDSTEVIP; encoded by the coding sequence ATGTTATGGCTCATATTTACATCTGGTAAGTGTAATCTCACCTGTGATTACTGTGGTGGTTCGTTCGATAGGACTACAGTGCCTTGGGAAGTGAAATATGATATCGAAAAGCTGAAAGGACTGATCTCAAGAGATCGCGATCCCACAGTCATATTTTATGGGGGCGAGCCTCTATCAAATCCCCTTTTCATAGAAAGGTTTATGGACGACATCCCAGCTAATAGGTATGGGATCCAGACAAACGGTACAATGATAAAGCTTCTCCCTGAGAGATATTGGCGAAGGATGGACGTTGCGCTCCTATCAATCGATGGGAGAAAGGAAGTTACAGATAAGCATAGAGGGAGGGGAATACACGATAGAGTAGTGAAGAACGCCAGTTACCTGAAGTCGTTAGGCGTAGAGACGATAGCTAGGATGACCGTGACTGAGGATTCTGACATATTCAGTGAGGTTACATATCTACTAAATACAGGAGCTTTTGATAAAATACATTGGCAATTAAACGTGATATGGAGCGAAAGATGGAACGTTAAGCAGTGGGCTGAAAAGAGTTATCTACCAGGGATAAAGTCACTCGTAAGACTGTTTGAGGAGGGCCTCACTCAAGGGAAAATAATAAAAATAATACCAATTTTGGGAGTGATCAGTGCCCATTATTTCGGAGGGTATAGAGGATCACCATGCGGTGCAGGATACAACTCAGTTTCAGTTACTACGGACGGAAGAGTGTTGTCATGTCCAATAGCAGTTAGAGAGAAGTGGGCAGAACTAGGTAGGGTAGACTCTGGCTTCAGACTTATCGAAGATCCCCTCCCGCAGGAATGTAGGGGATGTGAGTTCAACAGAGTTTGTGGAGGGAGATGTCTTTACGCCTCGCAAGAAAAGTATTGGGGAGACGAAGGCTTTAAGGTGGTAGACGAGATAAATAAGGAGTATTTAAGGAACGTATTATCTATTATACCTACTGTAGATCATCTTATAGAATCAGGAAAAATATCAAAAAGTGACATATATTACGATCCAACCAAAGACTCCACAGAGGTAATTCCATAA
- the leuS gene encoding leucine--tRNA ligase gives MDSSAFFNEIAKKWQDIWEKRKVFDANPSSKDKYFITVAFPYTNSPLHIGHGRTYVTADIVARYQRMIGKNVLFPFAFQFTGTPILSISEAIKRGDKDIINDFFTLYKIDEEKIKEFQDPLKLAQYFKEDMERMARALGLSVDWRREFTTVDPRFEQFIRWQFKRLRDKGFVVTSTDAVGFCPNDNFPVGMHDTKGDVEPEIQEIDLIEFEGKDLVFPVATSRPETVFGSNSILINPESKYVIVRGSHWVLSKESFQKLSYQRELVPEREIEGKELLGVTVKNPITGKDVKVYPSKYVDPKTGTGSVMGVPAHEPLHYLALSEVLDEVEVIPVISTEGYGDFPGPEVLTLSGTKNPAELKDYIDSLYREEYYKGVVRDDVVDLVPDYMRPLIKERVVGKRVPEARKAVVELLRSLGKHDTIYEVLNGPIYCRCGTEIVVKVIRDQWYIDYDNPFWKSWTLKALDQIDVVPESSKRDLARAIFSLKKRACSRTRGLGVKLPWDESQIIDSLSDSTIYMAFYTISHKLNYDPEKLNEEFWNYVMLGNGNPIDLSKSIGIPEDELKALREEFSYWYPLDSRHSGRDLVQNHLPYMIYNHLAIFGENLVPRRIVVNGFVRVGGKKMSKSFRNIYPLYKAIEEYGVDPVRLALTVSSELSEDTDFDTSSIKAITDQLRRMYDLAVNVSKLKSSGENGLPEKWLLSLIHYKVREVNDLMNSLDFRKAFNVILYEFYDIVRDYISMVNFPNKYTLKTVLNIWSRLISPGAPHIAEEIWSMFNEDLVSLQRYPSPEELQVDGQALVQLEYIRYLIEQVKALASLTNKQPEKLIIYVSNSDELGLLRAVLRGLKDRNNLRELSSAIGLREENLKTLLEKIQTLPSTLRDFITVYSIDEFKTIIDNLNFLMRKLDVDEIQVYRSDDSSAPDIKGKKNSTLPLMPGIVIL, from the coding sequence ATGGACTCTTCAGCATTCTTCAACGAGATCGCAAAAAAATGGCAGGATATATGGGAAAAAAGGAAAGTATTTGACGCTAACCCTTCAAGTAAGGATAAGTACTTTATAACTGTAGCTTTCCCTTATACTAACAGTCCTCTACATATTGGCCACGGTAGAACGTACGTAACTGCAGATATCGTGGCTAGATATCAACGCATGATAGGTAAGAACGTTCTCTTCCCTTTCGCCTTCCAGTTCACAGGTACCCCTATCCTTTCCATCTCAGAGGCTATAAAGAGGGGAGATAAGGATATAATAAACGACTTCTTCACTTTATATAAGATTGATGAGGAGAAAATAAAGGAGTTTCAAGATCCTCTCAAGTTGGCACAATACTTTAAGGAGGATATGGAGAGGATGGCCAGAGCTCTGGGGCTTAGCGTTGATTGGAGAAGGGAATTTACAACCGTCGACCCTAGGTTTGAGCAGTTTATAAGGTGGCAATTCAAAAGATTAAGAGACAAAGGGTTCGTAGTCACTTCAACGGACGCAGTTGGGTTCTGTCCTAATGATAACTTCCCCGTTGGTATGCATGACACAAAAGGTGACGTCGAGCCTGAAATTCAGGAGATTGACTTAATAGAGTTTGAGGGAAAGGACCTGGTCTTCCCCGTAGCGACCTCAAGACCAGAGACCGTTTTTGGATCCAACTCAATTTTGATAAATCCTGAATCTAAATACGTAATAGTTAGGGGCTCTCATTGGGTTTTGTCTAAGGAATCCTTCCAAAAGCTCTCTTATCAACGTGAGTTAGTTCCTGAAAGGGAAATAGAAGGGAAAGAGTTACTTGGCGTAACAGTTAAGAATCCCATTACTGGGAAAGACGTGAAGGTATACCCAAGTAAGTACGTGGATCCAAAAACGGGAACGGGCTCCGTTATGGGTGTCCCAGCCCACGAGCCTTTGCACTATCTAGCTTTATCTGAGGTCTTGGACGAAGTTGAAGTTATTCCAGTAATATCTACAGAGGGATATGGTGACTTCCCTGGGCCCGAAGTACTAACCCTATCAGGAACCAAGAACCCTGCAGAATTGAAAGATTATATTGATTCACTTTATAGGGAGGAGTACTATAAAGGCGTCGTTAGAGATGACGTAGTAGATTTGGTTCCAGACTACATGAGACCCTTAATAAAGGAGAGGGTTGTGGGGAAAAGGGTTCCAGAGGCTAGAAAAGCTGTAGTTGAGCTCTTGAGAAGCCTGGGTAAACACGATACAATATATGAGGTACTTAACGGGCCTATTTATTGCAGATGTGGAACCGAGATAGTAGTTAAGGTAATAAGAGATCAATGGTATATCGATTACGATAACCCGTTCTGGAAGTCGTGGACTTTGAAGGCTTTAGACCAGATAGATGTAGTGCCAGAGAGCTCTAAGAGAGATCTAGCTAGGGCCATCTTTTCTTTAAAGAAGAGGGCTTGCTCTAGAACTAGAGGCCTCGGAGTTAAACTTCCTTGGGACGAGTCGCAGATAATTGACAGTTTGAGCGATTCCACGATCTACATGGCCTTCTATACCATTTCCCATAAACTGAATTACGATCCTGAGAAACTAAACGAGGAGTTTTGGAATTACGTGATGCTAGGTAACGGAAACCCGATTGACTTATCCAAGTCTATTGGTATACCTGAGGACGAACTTAAGGCTTTGAGAGAGGAGTTCTCCTATTGGTATCCTCTAGATTCTAGGCATAGCGGAAGGGACTTAGTTCAAAATCACTTACCATACATGATTTACAATCACTTAGCTATATTTGGCGAAAACCTTGTTCCAAGAAGGATAGTAGTTAACGGTTTCGTGAGGGTTGGAGGGAAGAAGATGAGTAAGAGTTTTAGGAACATTTATCCTTTGTACAAAGCGATAGAGGAGTACGGCGTAGATCCCGTTAGGTTGGCCTTAACTGTTTCCTCCGAACTCTCAGAGGATACCGACTTTGACACGAGCTCGATTAAAGCCATTACTGACCAACTTAGGAGAATGTATGATCTAGCCGTAAATGTGTCTAAACTAAAGAGCTCAGGTGAAAACGGCCTGCCAGAAAAATGGTTGCTTTCCCTTATTCATTATAAGGTTAGAGAAGTCAATGACCTAATGAACTCGTTAGACTTTAGAAAGGCCTTCAACGTTATCTTATATGAGTTCTATGATATAGTTAGAGATTACATAAGCATGGTAAATTTCCCTAACAAGTACACCCTGAAGACAGTTCTTAACATATGGAGCAGACTGATCTCTCCTGGGGCACCTCATATAGCCGAGGAAATATGGAGCATGTTTAACGAAGATTTAGTCTCGCTACAAAGATATCCATCTCCTGAAGAGTTACAGGTAGACGGTCAGGCTTTAGTTCAATTGGAGTACATAAGGTATTTAATAGAGCAGGTTAAAGCACTAGCCTCTCTTACAAATAAGCAGCCTGAGAAGCTTATAATATACGTCTCGAATTCAGACGAGCTTGGATTGCTGAGGGCTGTATTAAGAGGATTAAAGGATAGAAATAACCTTCGTGAGCTAAGTTCCGCCATCGGGCTAAGGGAGGAGAATCTTAAGACTTTGCTTGAGAAGATACAAACCTTGCCATCCACGTTAAGAGACTTTATTACTGTTTATTCCATTGATGAGTTTAAGACCATAATAGATAACCTCAATTTCCTAATGAGGAAACTTGATGTTGACGAGATCCAAGTTTACAGATCAGACGACTCATCCGCGCCTGATATTAAGGGGAAGAAGAACAGTACCTTACCGTTAATGCCTGGTATAGTTATCCTCTAG
- the mcu7 gene encoding DNA-binding protein Mcu7 has product MATKIKFKYKGQDLEVDISKVKKVWKVGKMVSFTYDDNGKTGRGAVSEKDAPKELLSMIGKK; this is encoded by the coding sequence ATGGCAACCAAAATAAAGTTCAAATATAAGGGCCAAGATCTGGAAGTGGATATAAGCAAAGTGAAGAAGGTTTGGAAAGTAGGGAAGATGGTATCGTTCACTTACGACGACAATGGCAAGACAGGTAGGGGAGCAGTAAGCGAGAAAGATGCCCCTAAAGAGCTATTATCTATGATAGGGAAGAAGTAA
- a CDS encoding RsmB/NOP family class I SAM-dependent RNA methyltransferase: MKSNRWVKSPSPTDECKGVIERALSFINNSSPEASFKRAIRGRPNLPGCYELYLKVLWSLPRVIRVYPHVKPFSREAVELALNAKPDPFSLPRWIFERMYPLLGDNGMAGLYSRRSWVRVNTLKGDRDEIIESLRVKGYSFSLDEDFDFLLNWISPKPSSTDEFREGLIIPQDKSSAIVVSVLNPKPGENILEIGGSPGGKTSLIQQITNNSSYVVSLDISEKRVNLQRRLLRLWGVENVDVILADGSNFKVRKVDKILIDAPCSNSGTINVDPSIPFRLTKTELNKLVRIQREILKNAFSSGVEIVYSTCSLFPEEGEKQVEIYSKYLEKVTNDPAHFGYKRSKVWMRVMRTYPSLDQSEGFFISKIKP; this comes from the coding sequence GTGAAGAGTAACCGATGGGTGAAGTCTCCTAGTCCAACTGATGAGTGCAAAGGCGTTATAGAGAGAGCACTAAGTTTTATAAATAACTCATCACCTGAGGCAAGCTTCAAAAGAGCGATAAGAGGTCGACCCAACTTACCAGGATGCTATGAACTATACCTCAAAGTTTTATGGTCTTTGCCTAGAGTTATTAGAGTGTATCCTCATGTTAAACCGTTTTCTAGAGAGGCCGTTGAGCTAGCGCTTAATGCTAAACCAGATCCGTTCTCTCTTCCCAGATGGATTTTTGAAAGAATGTATCCTCTTCTTGGAGATAACGGGATGGCTGGATTATATTCGAGGAGAAGTTGGGTAAGAGTTAATACTCTAAAAGGAGATAGAGATGAAATAATAGAGTCCTTAAGAGTAAAAGGCTACTCCTTTTCATTGGATGAAGATTTCGATTTCCTTTTAAATTGGATCTCACCTAAACCCTCTTCAACTGACGAATTTAGGGAAGGACTTATCATACCTCAAGATAAGTCCAGCGCCATAGTGGTGAGCGTATTAAATCCCAAGCCTGGAGAAAACATTCTAGAGATAGGAGGTTCACCTGGAGGTAAAACCTCATTGATACAGCAAATCACTAATAATTCGTCTTATGTCGTTTCACTTGATATTTCGGAAAAGAGGGTAAATCTTCAGAGACGCCTCCTAAGGCTTTGGGGGGTAGAGAACGTTGACGTCATACTAGCGGACGGTTCCAATTTCAAGGTAAGAAAGGTAGATAAGATACTCATAGACGCGCCCTGCTCTAATAGCGGAACAATAAACGTGGATCCCTCAATTCCCTTTAGACTGACAAAAACTGAATTGAATAAACTTGTTAGGATCCAAAGGGAGATACTGAAGAATGCGTTTTCGTCTGGAGTAGAAATAGTTTACTCCACCTGTTCGCTTTTCCCGGAAGAGGGAGAGAAGCAAGTTGAGATCTACTCTAAATACCTTGAGAAAGTGACAAATGACCCTGCACACTTCGGATACAAAAGGAGTAAGGTGTGGATGAGGGTGATGAGAACCTACCCTAGTTTAGATCAAAGCGAGGGTTTCTTCATTTCAAAGATCAAACCCTAG
- a CDS encoding DUF790 family protein, which produces MLPSELVRFKIHGDRIYPLFIGKRELDLINEMISIYKPYKTFGEVEEEVKLLERVHGKTTHGAKLVRGLHKVISRYLTLSEESTIDSKKIRAELFSKGPALSEEERKKRIAEVSEMFNVDAEKLMYADLEESKIIKEVKVPSAIDIAKEYNLSLFQSILFKSYKVTFSGELNWKELLRTIKRLGLMYIAYPNPVKIDVIGPYTLVKPSEKYGRNLALLIPYVVSSPSWQAEAEIVLGRKKRRIYMLKVENLEWISSNSSHEKIFDSSIEESFYWDFRNAIKDWKLEREPGPIVVNGRIFLPDFIALKDHLEVFIEIVGFWTEDYIREKVKKLEGSSKLIIPIVNEELGTGRIEGLQLVTYKRKVDVTKVYKLLKQIEASNVRKIDYKLWGDPVISLKEIASKYGVSEATLRKDLMEFPEYVLLKNYYVKRDLLELLSKEDYSGRKLQDVIKEKGEFIVDVLEKLGYKIKWINISEAVISK; this is translated from the coding sequence GTGCTACCAAGTGAACTGGTAAGGTTTAAGATACATGGAGATAGGATATACCCTCTCTTCATTGGGAAGAGGGAGTTAGACCTAATCAACGAGATGATTTCTATATACAAGCCCTATAAGACGTTCGGTGAGGTTGAAGAAGAAGTAAAGTTACTCGAAAGGGTCCACGGAAAGACAACGCACGGAGCTAAACTAGTGAGAGGGTTGCACAAAGTTATATCTAGGTACCTAACTCTATCTGAAGAGTCAACGATCGATTCGAAAAAGATAAGGGCGGAGCTCTTCAGTAAGGGACCTGCGCTATCGGAGGAGGAGAGGAAGAAGAGAATAGCGGAGGTAAGCGAGATGTTTAACGTGGACGCTGAGAAATTAATGTACGCTGATCTGGAGGAAAGCAAGATCATAAAGGAAGTAAAAGTTCCCAGTGCCATAGATATAGCAAAGGAGTATAACCTCTCTCTATTTCAATCAATTTTATTCAAATCGTATAAGGTAACGTTCTCAGGAGAATTGAATTGGAAGGAATTGTTGAGGACGATAAAAAGATTAGGGCTTATGTATATCGCCTATCCTAATCCCGTTAAGATTGACGTAATAGGGCCATACACGCTGGTAAAGCCTTCGGAGAAGTACGGAAGGAACCTAGCTCTCCTAATCCCATATGTGGTAAGTTCTCCCTCATGGCAAGCGGAAGCTGAAATTGTTCTGGGAAGGAAGAAGAGGAGAATCTACATGCTGAAGGTGGAAAACCTAGAATGGATAAGTAGTAATTCATCACATGAGAAGATATTCGATAGCTCAATAGAGGAGAGCTTCTATTGGGATTTTAGGAACGCTATAAAGGACTGGAAACTCGAGAGGGAACCAGGTCCTATCGTAGTTAACGGAAGAATCTTCCTCCCTGACTTTATCGCTCTAAAGGATCACCTTGAGGTTTTCATCGAAATTGTAGGATTCTGGACGGAGGATTACATAAGGGAAAAGGTTAAGAAATTGGAGGGAAGTTCGAAACTCATTATACCTATAGTGAATGAGGAGTTAGGGACTGGCAGGATAGAGGGGCTACAGTTAGTTACATACAAAAGAAAAGTAGATGTAACTAAGGTCTATAAACTGTTAAAACAAATTGAGGCGTCTAACGTTAGGAAGATAGATTATAAGCTATGGGGAGATCCTGTCATTTCTTTAAAAGAGATCGCATCGAAGTATGGTGTTTCAGAGGCTACGCTAAGGAAGGACTTAATGGAGTTCCCTGAATATGTACTTTTGAAAAATTACTATGTCAAGAGGGACTTGCTGGAACTTTTATCGAAAGAGGATTACTCTGGAAGAAAGCTTCAAGATGTCATTAAGGAGAAGGGAGAATTCATTGTAGACGTTTTAGAAAAATTAGGCTATAAGATAAAATGGATAAATATATCTGAAGCCGTGATCAGCAAATGA